The proteins below are encoded in one region of Flavobacteriales bacterium:
- a CDS encoding NUDIX domain-containing protein: MMDELTARLQERLTSPLPGLKAQLRMASNMRVKAAQNYNPDTSNAKIGAVLIALFPDEKGAVRTVLMKRPDYDGTHSGQISFPGGKMEDADANVVQTALREADEEVNIKPEEVKVIGQLTNLYIPPSNFLVHPVLGILEKPPLLIPDEHEVQSIHIPEISYLLRDDIIEEKDIILSSGFKMRTPYFLVDGHTVWGATAMMLAELKEIMRAIGI, encoded by the coding sequence ATGATGGATGAACTGACAGCACGTTTGCAAGAGAGACTCACTTCGCCCTTGCCAGGGCTGAAGGCACAACTGCGCATGGCCAGCAATATGCGAGTAAAGGCCGCGCAGAACTACAACCCCGATACATCCAACGCCAAAATAGGGGCCGTGCTCATTGCCCTTTTTCCTGATGAGAAGGGCGCGGTGCGTACCGTGCTTATGAAACGGCCGGATTATGACGGCACGCATAGCGGCCAGATCAGTTTTCCTGGCGGGAAGATGGAAGATGCCGATGCCAATGTGGTGCAGACCGCCCTTCGCGAAGCAGATGAGGAGGTGAACATCAAACCCGAAGAAGTGAAGGTCATCGGACAATTGACCAACCTCTACATCCCGCCCAGCAATTTTTTGGTGCATCCCGTTCTCGGAATTCTTGAAAAACCACCCCTGCTCATTCCAGATGAACATGAGGTGCAGAGCATTCACATTCCCGAGATCAGTTACCTGCTGCGCGATGACATCATTGAGGAGAAAGACATCATTCTCAGCTCAGGATTCAAGATGCGTACGCCCTATTTTCTGGTAGATGGTCATACCGTTTGGGGTGCCACGGCCATGATGCTGGCCGAACTGAAAGAGATCATGCGCGCCATCGGCATCTGA
- a CDS encoding cysteine protease — protein sequence MDTYGPEHLQPTFYIDSDNPDVVAFAQKHVGNATTDREKAINLYYAVRDGFRYNPYNLRMKPADVTASHLLRAGDGHCIDKAIFLAACARAVGIPSRLEFADVVNHISSEKFVEMLKSEIFAMHGITQLYIDGKWVKCTPAFNKELCDIFNVEPLEFDGEHDSLFHEFDKSHNKFMEYVAQHGVFDDFPHMYFVAVMVLNYPHLFSYERLRSLLAPDGKPVSEKV from the coding sequence ATGGATACTTACGGGCCCGAACATTTACAACCGACATTTTACATAGACAGCGACAACCCCGATGTTGTTGCATTTGCCCAGAAACACGTGGGCAACGCCACCACCGACAGAGAAAAGGCGATCAACTTATATTACGCGGTGCGTGATGGTTTCCGCTACAACCCGTACAACTTGCGCATGAAACCAGCGGATGTGACGGCCAGCCATCTGCTACGCGCAGGCGATGGCCATTGCATTGACAAGGCCATCTTTTTGGCGGCCTGTGCCAGAGCCGTGGGCATTCCTTCGCGGTTGGAGTTTGCCGATGTGGTCAATCACATCAGCAGTGAGAAATTTGTGGAGATGCTGAAGAGCGAGATCTTCGCCATGCATGGCATTACGCAGCTTTACATTGATGGCAAATGGGTGAAATGCACGCCAGCATTCAATAAGGAGCTGTGCGACATCTTCAATGTGGAACCGTTGGAGTTCGATGGCGAGCACGACAGCCTTTTCCATGAGTTCGACAAGAGCCACAACAAGTTCATGGAGTATGTGGCGCAGCATGGCGTTTTCGATGATTTCCCACACATGTATTTCGTGGCCGTGATGGTGCTCAACTACCCGCACCTCTTCAGTTACGAGCGCCTTCGCAGCCTCTTGGCGCCAGACGGGAAGCCTGTTTCGGAGAAAGTCTGA
- a CDS encoding DUF2520 domain-containing protein — MPLEPKNVVLIGAGNVAFHLGKALKRGGNKLLLLINRDQKRGERLAFELGCKFTTDFKAIPDETDVVIIAVKDDAISEVASKIFCPGKVVAHTSGSMPMSALGDCSDRLGVFYPLQTMHRGSEVNMKEVPFCIEGSSNWNEGMLLELARSISDNVQVLNSEQRRITHIAAVFACNFTNHFYALADDILQKNGMDLDILRPLIRKTANNINNGHPKDLQTGPAMRNDTKVMQEHLDMLEKVSPELKKLYEDVSESIIKMHQKDLP; from the coding sequence ATGCCACTCGAACCCAAAAACGTTGTGCTTATTGGTGCGGGAAACGTGGCCTTCCACTTGGGAAAGGCGCTGAAACGTGGTGGCAACAAATTGCTGTTGCTCATCAACCGCGATCAGAAACGGGGCGAACGCTTGGCGTTCGAACTGGGCTGCAAATTCACTACCGATTTCAAGGCCATTCCAGACGAGACCGATGTGGTGATCATTGCGGTGAAGGATGACGCGATCAGCGAGGTTGCTAGCAAGATTTTCTGTCCAGGAAAAGTTGTGGCTCACACCTCCGGCAGTATGCCGATGTCTGCGCTGGGCGATTGTTCAGACAGATTGGGCGTTTTCTATCCGTTGCAGACCATGCACCGAGGTTCGGAGGTGAATATGAAGGAAGTGCCGTTCTGCATTGAGGGTAGTTCCAACTGGAATGAAGGCATGCTACTGGAATTGGCGCGTTCCATCAGCGATAACGTTCAGGTGCTGAACTCTGAGCAGCGCAGGATTACGCACATCGCAGCGGTGTTTGCCTGCAACTTCACCAACCATTTCTATGCGTTGGCGGATGATATTCTCCAGAAGAACGGCATGGACCTCGACATTCTTCGTCCACTTATCCGCAAGACCGCCAACAACATCAATAACGGCCATCCGAAGGATCTGCAAACAGGCCCTGCCATGCGCAACGATACCAAGGTGATGCAGGAACATCTCGATATGCTCGAAAAGGTCTCACCCGAACTCAAAAAGCTCTACGAAGACGTAAGCGAAAGCATCATCAAGATGCATCAGAAAGACCTCCCCTAA
- a CDS encoding DASS family sodium-coupled anion symporter, producing the protein MQKRIGFVLGPLAFLLVWLLELGPTELASKVLAVAAWMLIWWITEALPIFITAMLPMVFFPALGIMGLKDTFVPYGSPIIFLFLGGFIIALAMEERKLHERIAYGLVRITGTNLKGVIFGFMLATALVAMWISNTATAVMMLPIAVSVIALVKEQADEVTFKRFSLLLMLGIAYAANIGGTMTLIGTPPNVVFAGYYFEHFQTEFAFSRWLMIGIPCGTLLLLGTYFLLTRVLYPLRTQPIDGVEELFDRKWKELGKMQLPEKLVLVVFSLTVFCWVFAVQINHLIGTNALNNTNIAMGGGLLMFLVPVSWKKGEFILRWESTTKLPWGILILFGGGLSLASGLEAAGMIDLLGDWVANSFNGSVFVLCLVLTAVSLFATEVMSNVALVTVLLPVVFGIAEKSGVDATYLTIPVTLAASCAFMMPVSTPPNAVVYSSGHIKVSEMMKAGIWINLLAVAVIVGLMQIIKV; encoded by the coding sequence ATACAGAAACGCATTGGGTTTGTCTTGGGGCCGTTGGCCTTTCTGCTGGTGTGGCTGTTGGAGTTGGGCCCAACCGAACTGGCCTCGAAAGTGCTGGCCGTGGCCGCTTGGATGCTCATCTGGTGGATAACCGAAGCACTTCCCATTTTCATCACCGCTATGCTACCCATGGTGTTCTTCCCCGCATTGGGAATAATGGGTTTGAAGGACACATTCGTTCCTTATGGCAGCCCGATCATCTTTCTGTTTCTGGGTGGGTTCATCATTGCGTTGGCGATGGAAGAACGGAAGTTGCACGAACGCATCGCCTACGGTCTGGTGCGCATTACGGGCACCAACCTCAAAGGCGTCATCTTCGGGTTTATGCTGGCCACAGCTCTGGTCGCCATGTGGATCAGCAACACGGCCACAGCTGTGATGATGCTTCCGATTGCCGTCTCCGTTATTGCCTTGGTAAAGGAACAAGCCGATGAGGTCACCTTCAAGCGGTTCAGTCTGCTGTTGATGCTGGGCATTGCCTATGCCGCCAACATTGGTGGAACGATGACGCTGATCGGCACGCCACCCAATGTGGTATTTGCGGGTTATTACTTCGAGCATTTCCAAACGGAGTTTGCGTTCAGTCGGTGGTTGATGATCGGTATTCCGTGTGGCACGCTGCTGTTGTTGGGAACCTATTTTCTCCTGACAAGAGTGCTGTATCCTCTGCGAACCCAGCCGATAGATGGCGTGGAGGAACTCTTCGATCGCAAATGGAAGGAATTGGGCAAAATGCAACTGCCCGAGAAGCTGGTGCTGGTAGTTTTCAGCCTCACGGTGTTCTGTTGGGTATTTGCGGTTCAGATCAATCACCTCATCGGAACCAACGCCCTCAACAACACCAACATTGCCATGGGCGGTGGACTGCTCATGTTCCTGGTGCCTGTTTCGTGGAAGAAGGGAGAATTCATTCTCCGCTGGGAAAGCACCACCAAACTGCCATGGGGTATCCTCATTCTGTTCGGTGGCGGACTTTCCCTGGCCAGCGGACTGGAAGCCGCAGGCATGATCGACCTGTTGGGCGATTGGGTGGCCAATTCCTTCAACGGATCCGTATTTGTGCTGTGTCTGGTGCTGACGGCTGTGTCACTGTTTGCCACCGAAGTGATGAGCAACGTGGCCTTGGTAACCGTGTTGCTGCCCGTAGTGTTCGGCATTGCCGAAAAGAGTGGGGTGGACGCCACCTATCTCACCATTCCCGTGACCCTTGCGGCCAGCTGTGCCTTCATGATGCCCGTTTCTACACCACCCAACGCAGTGGTCTATTCCAGCGGTCACATCAAGGTGTCTGAAATGATGAAGGCGGGTATTTGGATCAACCTTTTGGCCGTTGCGGTCATTGTGGGTCTGATGCAGATCATCAAGGTTTGA
- a CDS encoding cytochrome C biogenesis protein, producing MDINYIGEHLWAGQLGRLFIILAFVSAFIAAVGYALGAKNDAAFSNWKALSRSAFGLHVFSVFGIFGTLLYMLYNGMFEYHYVWEHSNSEMPMRYILSSFWEGQEGSFLLWMFWHAVLGTILLKYAKSWEAPVMAVFALVQMFLVSMVLGANFGDVIRIGSNPFLLLREHPDFANLPFLQNANYLDRLDGRGLNPLLQNYWMTIHPPTLFLGFASTLVPFAFAIAGLWKKKYTEWMKPALPWTFFGVMILGTGILMGGAWAYEALSFGGFWAWDPVENSSLVPWLTLVGAAHVMVIQKNRGQSLIMTFVLTVATFILILYSTFLTRSGILGDTSVHAFTDLGMSGQLLVYLLAFLFLAIILLIIRWKEIPKSKDEDSLYSREFWMFIGALVLVISSFQIMFTTSIPVWNKLFGTNLAPPLDPIAHYNSFQLPLAIILAILIAVTQFFKYKKTDPKQITKGLTIPFVLALVGTVAIGLAMHYRNVLFYAMLFSSLFLIFANATYWFKVLKGKVKVAGASVAHIGFGMILLGAFLSTSKTQVISMNTSGMDVESLGKQGDFSNRENILMMKGDTLRMADYFVTYVGKQKEGVNVFYQVDYLTKTGNDYNLAFSLHPRVQTNPRMGNIAEPDTRHFLHKDIYSFVTYAEVETEEAKNNPDEYKNTDTKQLAPGDTLFAGQAMIIFNGFDRNVDQAKYNLQEGDIAVAANLTALEISGNKTTLSPLYVIRDRMAIPVPAEMEELGLRLIVNKVLPEDGKVEIALYEKPDAYKEFIVMQAMIFPWINILWAGCVVMVIGTVMAMRRRLKS from the coding sequence ATGGATATCAACTATATCGGAGAGCATCTTTGGGCAGGCCAACTCGGCCGCCTTTTTATCATTCTGGCGTTTGTTTCGGCCTTTATTGCGGCTGTCGGTTATGCGCTGGGAGCTAAGAATGACGCGGCTTTCAGCAATTGGAAGGCCCTCTCGCGCAGCGCATTCGGCCTGCATGTCTTTTCGGTCTTCGGCATCTTCGGTACGTTGCTTTACATGCTTTACAACGGCATGTTCGAGTACCATTACGTGTGGGAACATTCCAACTCCGAAATGCCCATGCGCTACATCCTTTCCAGTTTTTGGGAAGGACAGGAGGGCAGTTTCCTGCTGTGGATGTTCTGGCATGCCGTGCTCGGAACTATTTTGCTGAAGTACGCCAAAAGTTGGGAAGCGCCCGTGATGGCAGTTTTTGCACTGGTGCAGATGTTCCTCGTTTCGATGGTTTTGGGAGCCAACTTCGGAGATGTGATCCGCATTGGTAGCAACCCGTTCCTGTTGCTGCGCGAACATCCCGACTTCGCAAATCTGCCGTTCCTACAGAACGCAAATTACCTCGACAGACTGGACGGCCGCGGCCTCAATCCGCTGTTGCAGAACTACTGGATGACCATTCACCCGCCAACGCTGTTCCTCGGCTTTGCCAGTACATTGGTTCCGTTTGCTTTCGCGATAGCAGGGCTTTGGAAAAAGAAATACACCGAATGGATGAAGCCTGCCTTGCCGTGGACATTCTTCGGTGTGATGATTCTTGGAACGGGAATTCTGATGGGCGGTGCTTGGGCGTACGAAGCGTTGAGTTTCGGTGGTTTCTGGGCTTGGGACCCTGTGGAGAATTCAAGCCTTGTTCCTTGGTTGACGCTGGTGGGAGCGGCACACGTCATGGTCATACAGAAGAACCGCGGGCAATCGCTCATTATGACGTTCGTACTGACAGTCGCCACGTTCATTCTTATTCTGTACTCAACCTTCCTCACGCGAAGCGGAATTTTGGGCGATACTTCCGTACACGCCTTTACTGACCTTGGCATGTCGGGACAGTTGCTGGTTTACCTTCTGGCGTTCCTTTTCCTTGCCATCATCCTGCTCATCATTCGTTGGAAAGAGATTCCGAAATCGAAGGATGAGGACAGCCTTTACTCGCGTGAGTTCTGGATGTTCATCGGGGCGCTGGTGCTGGTCATTTCCTCGTTCCAGATCATGTTCACCACGTCCATTCCCGTGTGGAACAAACTCTTCGGAACGAACCTTGCTCCGCCACTCGACCCGATTGCGCATTACAACAGTTTTCAGTTGCCGTTGGCAATCATTCTGGCCATTCTCATCGCGGTAACGCAGTTCTTCAAATACAAGAAGACCGACCCGAAACAGATCACCAAAGGGCTGACGATTCCGTTTGTGCTGGCATTGGTCGGAACGGTGGCCATCGGCCTGGCCATGCATTACCGCAACGTGCTGTTTTACGCGATGCTGTTCAGTTCGCTTTTCCTCATTTTCGCGAATGCGACCTACTGGTTCAAAGTGCTGAAAGGCAAGGTGAAAGTGGCGGGAGCTTCCGTAGCGCACATCGGTTTCGGGATGATCTTGCTGGGCGCATTCCTCAGCACATCCAAAACGCAGGTCATTTCCATGAACACGTCTGGAATGGACGTGGAAAGTTTGGGCAAGCAGGGCGATTTCAGCAACCGCGAGAACATCCTGATGATGAAGGGTGATACGCTGCGCATGGCCGATTACTTCGTGACGTATGTGGGCAAGCAGAAGGAAGGCGTGAACGTGTTCTATCAGGTGGATTATCTGACCAAGACGGGCAACGATTACAACCTTGCGTTCTCGCTGCATCCGCGTGTGCAGACCAACCCACGGATGGGAAATATCGCGGAGCCCGACACGCGTCATTTCCTGCACAAGGACATCTACAGTTTTGTGACCTACGCGGAGGTGGAAACGGAGGAGGCCAAGAACAATCCTGACGAATACAAGAACACCGACACCAAACAGTTGGCTCCTGGCGATACGCTTTTTGCTGGTCAGGCGATGATCATCTTCAATGGCTTCGACCGCAATGTGGATCAGGCGAAGTACAATTTGCAGGAAGGCGACATTGCCGTGGCGGCCAATCTCACCGCGCTGGAGATCTCGGGCAATAAGACCACGCTCTCACCGCTTTACGTGATCAGAGACAGAATGGCCATTCCCGTTCCTGCGGAGATGGAAGAACTAGGCCTGCGGTTGATTGTGAATAAGGTGCTGCCGGAAGACGGCAAAGTGGAAATTGCGCTTTACGAGAAGCCTGATGCCTACAAGGAATTCATCGTGATGCAGGCCATGATCTTCCCATGGATCAACATCCTTTGGGCAGGCTGCGTGGTGATGGTCATCGGTACGGTGATGGCGATGCGCAGAAGGTTGAAGTCTTAG
- a CDS encoding cytochrome c maturation protein CcmE — protein MKKTHIIAIIVIAIAIGAILTTVSDSSTYASFSEAKDNPGKEYHVVGQLDKEAEMTYDPEVDANLFSFSMVDNNGDEQRVHFAGTKPQDFERSEQIVLVGKYEGDAFKASKILMKCPSKYNEGQQGEMQEFTAESATS, from the coding sequence ATGAAGAAAACACACATCATAGCCATTATCGTGATCGCGATTGCCATTGGGGCGATCTTGACCACGGTTTCTGATAGCAGTACCTACGCTTCTTTCAGCGAAGCGAAGGATAACCCAGGCAAAGAATACCACGTGGTGGGCCAATTGGACAAGGAGGCGGAAATGACCTACGATCCGGAGGTGGATGCCAACCTGTTCTCATTCAGCATGGTGGATAACAACGGGGATGAGCAGCGTGTGCATTTCGCAGGAACCAAGCCGCAGGATTTTGAGCGCTCGGAGCAGATCGTGCTGGTCGGTAAATACGAGGGCGATGCTTTCAAGGCTTCGAAGATCCTGATGAAGTGTCCTTCGAAATACAATGAAGGGCAGCAAGGCGAAATGCAGGAGTTCACCGCAGAAAGCGCCACTTCCTAA
- a CDS encoding CcmD family protein — protein sequence MKSLIRILVWMMAFLPVSGFAQDVEMADALHQNGKIYVVVGVIAIIFVGLVVYLITLDRRLTKLEKEEKAP from the coding sequence ATGAAAAGTTTGATAAGAATACTTGTTTGGATGATGGCGTTTCTACCGGTTTCGGGCTTTGCCCAAGACGTTGAAATGGCCGATGCGCTTCACCAGAACGGAAAGATCTATGTGGTTGTCGGTGTCATCGCGATCATTTTCGTGGGTTTGGTTGTTTACCTCATAACTCTCGATAGGCGACTGACCAAATTGGAGAAGGAAGAAAAAGCCCCCTAA
- a CDS encoding ABC transporter permease, which produces MLKIGETSTKILGLAWWKWLAIILPLYSLVYGLIIEVPALPILHETIRNLFYHVTQWFGMMIILTVSLVYSIIQLMKGDRRSDIIASEGINVALFMGVLGLTTGMLWAKNTWGTYWTGDAKLNGVAMGMLVYLAYVVLRGSMDEEQKRARVSAVYNIFAYVMFMVFIMVLPRLVDSLHPGNGGNPGFGGYDLNDKMKLVFYPAIIGWTLLGVWLVNIRVRLQSIKENRLIKSLE; this is translated from the coding sequence ATGCTGAAAATCGGAGAAACATCAACGAAAATTCTTGGGTTGGCCTGGTGGAAATGGCTCGCCATCATTCTCCCGTTGTATTCGCTTGTTTACGGGCTTATTATTGAAGTTCCAGCGCTGCCGATCCTGCACGAGACCATTCGCAACCTGTTTTACCATGTAACGCAATGGTTCGGGATGATGATCATCCTCACCGTATCGTTGGTTTACAGCATCATTCAACTGATGAAAGGCGATAGACGTTCCGACATCATCGCTTCGGAAGGAATTAACGTGGCGCTTTTCATGGGTGTGCTCGGTCTCACAACTGGAATGTTGTGGGCTAAGAACACGTGGGGAACCTACTGGACGGGCGATGCCAAACTGAACGGTGTGGCCATGGGAATGCTGGTGTATTTGGCGTATGTGGTGCTGCGCGGAAGTATGGACGAAGAGCAGAAACGTGCCCGGGTGTCGGCCGTTTACAACATCTTCGCTTATGTCATGTTCATGGTATTTATCATGGTGCTACCGCGATTGGTAGACAGCCTCCATCCAGGCAACGGAGGAAATCCCGGTTTCGGTGGTTACGACCTCAACGATAAAATGAAACTCGTGTTCTATCCGGCCATTATTGGCTGGACCTTACTTGGCGTGTGGCTGGTGAACATCCGCGTGCGATTGCAGTCCATCAAGGAGAACAGATTGATAAAGTCATTGGAATGA
- a CDS encoding ABC transporter permease has translation MLAQIKALLYKELTLEWRNRYALNGLLLYVVSTVFVCYLSFRQITSVPVWNALFWIIMLFASINAVGRSFIQEHKGRLLYFYSTCSPQAFVLAKMMYNAIIMWVIALLGYVIYYVFIGDLVQDHLMFALALWLGSTGFALILTLMSAIAAKTDNNLSLMAILSFPVQLPFLMTLIKFSKNAVDGLDPSVSYNLIIVLVLIIVIVVALSYLLFPYLWRD, from the coding sequence ATGCTCGCCCAGATAAAGGCTCTTCTTTACAAGGAACTGACGTTGGAATGGCGTAACCGTTACGCGCTCAATGGGCTGTTGCTGTACGTGGTGAGCACGGTTTTCGTGTGTTACCTGAGTTTCCGTCAGATCACTTCCGTGCCTGTTTGGAACGCCCTTTTCTGGATCATCATGCTCTTTGCATCTATCAACGCGGTGGGGCGCTCGTTCATTCAGGAACACAAAGGGCGATTGCTGTATTTCTATTCCACGTGTTCGCCACAGGCGTTTGTGCTGGCCAAAATGATGTATAACGCCATCATCATGTGGGTCATTGCGCTGCTGGGATATGTTATTTACTACGTTTTTATCGGTGATCTGGTGCAGGATCACCTCATGTTCGCGCTGGCGCTCTGGCTCGGAAGCACGGGTTTTGCGCTCATCCTAACGCTCATGTCGGCCATTGCCGCTAAAACCGACAACAACCTGAGTTTGATGGCCATTCTGAGTTTCCCTGTGCAGCTACCGTTTTTGATGACACTCATCAAATTCTCCAAGAACGCGGTCGATGGCCTCGATCCATCCGTCAGTTACAATCTTATAATTGTCTTAGTATTGATCATTGTGATCGTTGTCGCCCTCAGCTACCTTTTATTTCCGTACCTTTGGCGCGATTGA
- a CDS encoding ORF6N domain-containing protein gives MPENDGISLLPQEVLISKIYEIRGTKVMLDHDLAELYEVETKALKQAVRRNLDIFPEHFMFELTKDEFNALRSQIVTSKEGRGGTRYLPMVFTEHGILQLANVLRSKRAKFMGIRIIEVFVKMREMMLNHAELFAQLEETRRLVSGHDEQIKMIFEYLQQLEKAKQAEADQANRTRIGYRRDEE, from the coding sequence ATGCCAGAGAATGACGGAATATCGCTGCTTCCGCAGGAAGTTCTGATAAGTAAGATCTATGAGATACGCGGAACGAAGGTGATGTTGGACCACGACCTTGCCGAACTGTATGAGGTGGAAACGAAAGCGCTGAAACAGGCGGTGCGCAGAAACCTTGATATTTTTCCAGAACACTTCATGTTTGAACTTACAAAGGACGAGTTCAATGCTTTGAGGTCACAGATCGTGACCTCAAAGGAAGGAAGAGGGGGAACGCGCTACCTACCAATGGTTTTTACCGAACATGGAATTCTTCAACTTGCAAATGTACTTAGGAGCAAACGTGCCAAATTCATGGGCATCCGCATCATCGAGGTATTTGTGAAAATGCGCGAAATGATGCTGAATCATGCGGAACTGTTTGCCCAGTTGGAGGAGACTCGGAGATTGGTCTCGGGACATGATGAACAGATCAAAATGATATTCGAGTATCTGCAACAATTGGAAAAGGCAAAACAGGCTGAGGCAGATCAGGCCAATCGCACAAGAATAGGTTATAGGCGTGATGAAGAATAA
- a CDS encoding redoxin domain-containing protein, translated as MKKLLILLMTISTTAVMAQTKTLYDFTAKTIDGQDFDFSTLKGKKVLIVNTASKCGFTPQYEQLEELYKKYGGENFQIIGFPANNFMHQEPGSNDEIAEFCQKNYGVTFTMMEKIDVKGKDQHPIYAWLTEQSQNGVEDAPVKWNFQKFLIDENGNYVTHLAPNVDPMSEEILSWLGK; from the coding sequence ATGAAAAAGCTACTCATCCTTTTAATGACCATCTCAACAACAGCAGTTATGGCACAGACAAAAACACTCTACGATTTTACCGCCAAGACCATTGACGGGCAGGATTTCGATTTCTCAACGCTGAAAGGCAAAAAAGTGCTGATCGTAAATACGGCCAGTAAGTGTGGTTTCACACCGCAATATGAACAGTTGGAAGAACTCTACAAGAAATACGGTGGCGAGAATTTTCAGATCATCGGTTTCCCGGCCAACAATTTCATGCATCAGGAACCTGGCAGCAATGACGAGATCGCGGAGTTCTGCCAGAAGAATTACGGTGTGACCTTTACCATGATGGAAAAGATTGATGTGAAGGGAAAAGACCAGCACCCGATATATGCTTGGCTCACAGAGCAAAGTCAGAATGGCGTGGAAGACGCTCCTGTGAAATGGAATTTCCAGAAGTTTCTGATCGATGAGAATGGCAATTATGTGACGCACCTTGCCCCTAATGTTGACCCGATGTCTGAAGAGATTCTTTCTTGGTTGGGAAAATGA
- the bshB1 gene encoding bacillithiol biosynthesis deacetylase BshB1, which translates to MKLDILAFGAHPDDVEISASGTILKHIELGYRCGIVDLTHGELGTRGSGELRLKEAAKAKEILGIEVRENLGFADGFFSIDKEHQLPIIEMIRKYRPEIVLANSVHDRHPDHGRAAKLVADACFLSGLIKIDTGQEAWRPNAVYHYIQDEYIQPDLTIDITPYFDKKIESILAYSSQFYDPTSDEPDTPISGKEFLDFLKGRARVVGRPIGAELAEGFTAARNVGVNNLFDLQ; encoded by the coding sequence TTGAAACTGGACATTCTTGCCTTCGGTGCGCATCCTGACGATGTGGAAATTTCTGCTTCTGGCACCATTCTGAAGCACATTGAACTTGGTTACAGGTGCGGTATCGTTGATCTGACGCATGGAGAACTCGGCACGCGAGGAAGTGGTGAACTCCGCCTGAAGGAAGCGGCCAAAGCCAAAGAAATCCTCGGAATTGAAGTGCGCGAAAACCTCGGTTTTGCAGATGGTTTCTTTTCCATTGATAAGGAACATCAACTGCCGATCATTGAAATGATTCGGAAGTATCGACCAGAAATTGTTCTTGCAAATTCCGTTCATGACCGTCATCCCGACCACGGAAGAGCTGCCAAATTAGTAGCAGATGCCTGTTTTCTATCTGGTTTGATCAAAATCGATACTGGTCAGGAAGCATGGCGACCCAACGCGGTTTATCATTACATTCAGGATGAATACATCCAACCGGACCTGACCATCGACATCACGCCATACTTCGATAAGAAGATCGAGAGCATTTTGGCGTACAGCTCACAATTCTACGACCCGACCAGCGATGAACCTGACACACCTATTTCGGGCAAGGAATTCCTCGATTTCCTGAAAGGAAGAGCACGGGTTGTTGGAAGACCGATCGGGGCGGAGTTGGCAGAAGGATTCACAGCAGCGAGAAATGTCGGTGTGAATAATCTCTTTGACCTCCAATAG